In Cerasicoccus sp. TK19100, one DNA window encodes the following:
- a CDS encoding sensor histidine kinase: protein MPLSLKWKIQLWHTLILGVVLSVLGTGFYFYEKAQRMAKVDQMLDIKVPPLMGEALNIEQRQGPRGNRAPRGQRQPRDRLEQLPESAKALGWELSEGSNPVDTLRLHNGDPAEAFAEAYADEGYYAQVTGRRSGAVIIQTPNFPDGASLPPELGHGYFHRTRDGAYRELIHSNPSGYIFVGKDLAPIFAELNILKLQIGLVTAGIFLVGISVSYWQVSRSLRPLKHVEGVAAQIADGVLTVRIPESTKGNSREFDELVDNLNESFQHMENLMNRQARFTADASHELRTPLTALMAQIELGLKRERTTEEYKRLFTVCARSAERIQRITEQLIELSRFDSGRAKLDYEELPLEGMLLELTEELEAYANKRGSELRTSLSSGVIRCDPFRLEQVLTNLVNNAIQHNNRPITIVLSGWFEGDLAIIEVSDNGKGIQEENLEKLFDRFFQESSSHTSRHNNVGLGLAISKAIVEAHGGKISVTSTPEVKTTFRITLPQQPKTDKLGPLTSAYNTVKLSTLQTSTSR, encoded by the coding sequence ATGCCCCTGTCTCTCAAGTGGAAAATCCAGCTCTGGCACACCTTGATTCTCGGTGTGGTGCTCTCTGTTTTGGGCACGGGATTTTACTTCTACGAGAAGGCGCAACGCATGGCGAAGGTCGACCAAATGCTCGACATCAAAGTGCCGCCGCTGATGGGTGAGGCGCTAAATATCGAACAGCGTCAAGGCCCGCGCGGTAATCGCGCACCCCGCGGCCAACGGCAGCCCCGTGACCGCTTGGAACAGCTACCCGAAAGCGCTAAGGCGCTCGGCTGGGAGCTCTCAGAAGGCTCGAACCCCGTTGACACACTCCGGCTGCATAACGGTGATCCGGCGGAGGCCTTTGCAGAAGCCTATGCCGATGAAGGATACTATGCGCAGGTGACCGGCAGGCGAAGCGGAGCGGTAATTATCCAGACACCCAACTTTCCCGACGGTGCCAGCTTACCCCCGGAACTCGGGCACGGCTACTTCCACCGAACCCGCGATGGTGCCTACCGCGAACTCATCCACAGTAACCCGAGTGGATACATATTCGTCGGGAAAGATCTCGCACCGATTTTTGCCGAGCTAAACATACTCAAGCTACAGATCGGTTTAGTTACGGCAGGCATTTTTCTGGTCGGCATTTCCGTGAGCTATTGGCAGGTGTCGCGCTCACTGCGCCCACTCAAACATGTGGAAGGGGTGGCGGCCCAGATTGCTGATGGCGTGTTGACGGTCCGCATCCCGGAGTCCACCAAAGGCAACTCGCGGGAGTTCGATGAACTCGTCGACAACCTAAACGAGTCTTTCCAACATATGGAAAACCTGATGAACCGGCAGGCGCGCTTTACGGCCGACGCCTCGCATGAGCTGCGCACACCGCTGACCGCGCTCATGGCGCAGATCGAACTGGGCCTCAAACGCGAGCGCACCACTGAGGAATACAAGCGCCTGTTCACCGTCTGTGCGCGATCCGCCGAGCGCATCCAGCGCATCACCGAGCAACTCATCGAACTATCACGCTTTGACTCCGGCCGCGCTAAGCTGGACTACGAGGAGCTGCCACTCGAGGGCATGCTCCTGGAGCTGACTGAGGAACTCGAAGCCTATGCCAACAAGCGCGGCAGCGAGCTGCGCACCAGCCTATCCTCGGGCGTCATTCGCTGCGACCCCTTCCGCCTGGAACAGGTGCTGACCAACCTCGTTAATAACGCGATCCAGCACAACAACCGGCCCATCACCATTGTGCTCAGCGGGTGGTTCGAGGGCGACCTCGCGATCATCGAGGTCAGCGACAACGGCAAAGGCATCCAGGAAGAAAACCTCGAAAAGCTCTTCGACCGCTTTTTCCAGGAAAGCAGCTCCCACACCAGCCGTCACAACAACGTGGGCCTCGGCCTGGCCATTTCCAAAGCAATCGTGGAAGCCCACGGCGGCAAGATCAGC
- a CDS encoding response regulator transcription factor: MQTLIALKILVIEDDHDVQHGLVQTLSEEGFAVDAVDNGSEGLYRAQEWDYDVIVLDVMLPEMSGWQILEKLRRQKTTPVLMLTALNDVDDRVKGLNSGADDYLAKPYNDRELLARIRALSRRSVGLAENQIDLGRVFIDIADRTVFLDNEPVKLTAAQYKIVAYMARHAGKVVSRNELTEAISGDGEEALSNVIDVQVHHIRRKLGKDFLQNRRGLGYIVPKQ; encoded by the coding sequence ATGCAAACGCTAATTGCTTTGAAAATTCTTGTCATAGAAGACGACCACGATGTCCAGCACGGTCTGGTCCAAACGCTCTCTGAAGAGGGCTTTGCGGTTGACGCCGTGGACAACGGTTCCGAGGGGCTCTATCGCGCGCAGGAATGGGATTACGACGTCATCGTGCTCGACGTGATGTTGCCCGAAATGAGCGGCTGGCAAATCCTTGAAAAGCTGCGCCGCCAAAAGACCACGCCGGTGCTGATGCTCACCGCACTCAACGACGTGGACGACCGCGTGAAAGGCCTCAACAGCGGGGCCGACGACTACCTGGCCAAGCCCTACAACGACCGCGAGCTGCTGGCCCGCATTCGCGCGCTGTCCCGCCGCTCCGTCGGCCTGGCGGAAAATCAGATCGACCTCGGCCGCGTGTTTATCGACATCGCCGACCGCACGGTTTTCCTCGACAACGAGCCCGTCAAGCTGACCGCCGCGCAGTATAAAATCGTCGCCTACATGGCGAGGCACGCGGGCAAAGTCGTCTCGCGCAACGAGCTGACCGAAGCCATTAGCGGCGACGGCGAGGAGGCGCTCTCCAACGTGATCGACGTGCAGGTACATCACATCAGGCGTAAGCTGGGCAAAGACTTTTTGCAAAATCGCCGGGGCCTCGGCTACATCGTCCCCAAGCAATAA
- a CDS encoding DUF1566 domain-containing protein, translating to MNRFLPTFLSLLWLAAASLLQGQTFISDVTPSSAATGASALTVDITMGGMPQPPPADRMPTSVTIGELAGTNFSRDNRNHVAATFDIPADMALGDYDVTVVFTTPMGELQIIAEAAFSVTSEDAPPVITEQPQSAKVPVGRAITFRCQVSSTSAVTYQWYHRNVVLEGAISASLTIDPVEGLNGGPYYCVATNEFGTAETNTAFLEVFSDAYLPVYAIVDTNQTRTYDDVDSIAQPVIGEPFIGQDGQYTGNVPFYWPSDDGLTVYDNITRLTWTQTTDTNGDGEIDINDKMTLQEAQAYVDELNAETYGGFDDWRLPSIKEIYSLMDFSGVDASGMSQQNVRPFIDTNFFAFGYGDVDNGERVIDAQYVSTTQYVSTVFGNQQAVFGLNLADGRIKGYPLNLDFYVLAVRGGMGYGVNQFVDNGDGTITDRATGLMWQQADNGEAMGWGEALDYAFDLEHAGYRDWRLPNAKELQSILDYTRSPDTTSSPAIDPLFTLTAITNEAGQIDYPWLWTSTTHLNTAESPAAHAVYFCFGRGMGYFNDEWLDVHGAGAQRSDPKSGVLADYPYAPDGYYNGNAGQGDAIRIDNFVLCVRGGARPPFADADEDELPDWYEYDYTGAATSMEPGGDDDGDLFTNLQEFRAGTFPDDAQSFIKTIGITNEDGSVTFRWASSLDKFYRVYESTDLEEFTPVTDPILGAPPVNEITLVPDTLPTFYRVQVSPPPSAGGPGE from the coding sequence ATGAATCGATTTCTTCCAACGTTCCTTAGCCTGCTATGGCTGGCGGCGGCATCGCTGTTGCAGGGCCAAACATTTATCTCGGATGTCACGCCCAGCAGCGCGGCGACAGGCGCAAGCGCGCTCACAGTCGACATCACCATGGGCGGCATGCCGCAACCGCCACCGGCGGACCGGATGCCTACCAGCGTAACGATTGGCGAACTCGCCGGGACCAACTTCAGTCGCGACAACCGTAATCATGTCGCAGCGACTTTTGACATCCCCGCTGACATGGCCTTGGGCGACTACGACGTGACCGTCGTTTTCACCACGCCGATGGGCGAGTTGCAAATCATCGCAGAGGCAGCATTTTCCGTCACCTCGGAGGACGCGCCACCGGTCATCACGGAGCAACCGCAGTCAGCCAAAGTTCCGGTTGGCCGCGCGATTACTTTTCGCTGCCAGGTTAGTTCGACGAGCGCCGTGACCTACCAGTGGTACCATCGCAACGTGGTGTTGGAGGGCGCGATTAGCGCGTCGCTGACCATTGATCCCGTCGAAGGCCTCAACGGTGGGCCCTACTACTGCGTTGCCACGAACGAGTTTGGCACCGCGGAGACGAACACCGCGTTCCTGGAGGTTTTCAGTGATGCCTACCTCCCGGTGTATGCGATTGTCGACACCAACCAAACCCGGACTTATGACGACGTGGACTCGATTGCGCAGCCGGTCATTGGCGAGCCCTTTATCGGTCAGGACGGCCAATACACGGGCAATGTGCCCTTCTACTGGCCCAGCGACGACGGGCTGACCGTTTACGATAACATCACCCGGCTCACCTGGACACAGACCACCGATACCAACGGCGATGGCGAGATCGACATCAACGACAAGATGACACTGCAAGAGGCGCAGGCTTACGTTGACGAATTGAATGCGGAAACCTACGGCGGCTTCGACGACTGGCGGCTGCCGTCGATCAAAGAAATTTATTCGCTAATGGACTTTTCCGGCGTCGACGCCAGCGGTATGAGTCAGCAGAACGTGCGGCCGTTTATCGACACGAATTTCTTTGCCTTCGGCTACGGCGATGTGGACAACGGCGAGCGCGTTATCGACGCACAGTACGTTTCCACCACGCAGTATGTCAGCACGGTCTTCGGCAATCAGCAGGCAGTCTTTGGGCTGAACCTTGCCGACGGCCGCATCAAGGGATACCCGCTCAATCTGGATTTCTACGTGCTCGCCGTGCGCGGCGGCATGGGCTACGGCGTGAACCAATTCGTCGACAACGGCGACGGCACGATCACCGATCGCGCGACCGGCCTCATGTGGCAACAAGCCGACAACGGCGAGGCGATGGGCTGGGGCGAAGCGCTCGACTACGCCTTCGATCTGGAGCACGCAGGCTACCGCGACTGGCGTCTGCCCAACGCCAAGGAGCTGCAGAGTATCCTCGATTACACGCGCTCACCGGACACCACCAGCTCGCCCGCGATCGACCCGCTCTTTACCCTGACGGCCATCACCAATGAAGCCGGGCAGATCGATTACCCGTGGCTGTGGACGAGCACCACGCACCTCAACACTGCGGAGTCTCCCGCCGCGCACGCCGTGTATTTTTGCTTCGGCCGGGGTATGGGCTACTTCAATGACGAGTGGCTAGATGTGCATGGTGCTGGCGCGCAACGCAGCGACCCCAAAAGCGGCGTGCTGGCAGACTATCCTTACGCGCCCGATGGCTACTACAATGGCAATGCCGGGCAGGGCGACGCGATCCGCATCGATAACTTCGTGCTCTGTGTGCGTGGCGGGGCGCGGCCGCCCTTCGCTGATGCCGACGAAGACGAGTTGCCCGATTGGTATGAATACGATTACACCGGCGCTGCGACATCAATGGAGCCCGGCGGTGATGACGACGGAGATTTATTCACCAACCTACAGGAGTTCCGCGCCGGCACGTTTCCTGACGATGCGCAGTCATTCATCAAGACAATCGGCATCACCAACGAGGACGGCAGCGTGACCTTCCGGTGGGCTTCGTCTCTGGATAAATTCTACCGCGTTTATGAGTCGACCGACTTGGAGGAATTCACGCCGGTAACGGATCCGATCCTCGGCGCGCCCCCGGTTAATGAAATAACACTGGTGCCGGATACACTGCCTACGTTCTACCGCGTGCAAGTTTCACCACCTCCCAGTGCAGGTGGGCCGGGAGAGTAG